CCTTCCCTTACCCCTTCTATAAGCCCTTTATCCGTATGGCTGATAAAGTATAAAAACGGCTTTGTCTCGCCGTATTCTTCTCCCATAAATAAAAGAGGCACAAAAGGGGAAAGCAGGCACGCGGCAGCCGCCAGCTTTGCTTTTTTTCCGCCGCACATTGAAATCAGCCTGTCGCCTTGTGCCCTGTTTCCAATCTGGTCGTGGTTCTGAATAAATGCCACAAACCTGCCCGGGTCTATGCCGCGCGCGGAAGTGCCGTGAACTTTTTTTCTGAAAGCTGAATATTGGCCGTCATAAACAAAAACACTTTCCACCGCTTTTGCCACATCAGCCGCGCCATTAAAATCGCCGTAATAACCGCTGCTTTCACCCGTAAGCGCGCTGTGAACAGCGTGATGAAAGTCATCCGACCACTGCGCGTCAAGGCCGTATCCGCCGCTTTCAATATCCTTTACAAGGCGGCTGTCATTAAGGTCGCTTTCTGCAATTACATATGCTTTTCTCTGTCCCGCCAGGCAGAAATCCAAAACTTTTTCTTTTATCTCCTGCAGTATATGTTTTTTACTGCCGTCAAAAATAGCGTGAACAGCGTCAAGCCTTAACGCGTCCACGTGAAAACTTTCTATCCAGAATACGGCATTCTGAATAAAAAAATCCCTGACACCGGCGCTGTGTTCCCCGTCAAAATTAACCGCGTCCCCCCACGGGGTTTTATACCTGTCTGTAAAATACGGCCCATAACTGCCGGTATAATTTCCTTCCGGCCCAAGATGATTGTATACAACATCCATAATAACCGCGATATTATTTTTATGAAGTTCGTTAATAAGATATTTAAGTTTTTCCGGGCCGCCGTATGTGTCCTGCGGGGCAAAAGGGTATGTACCGTCATATCCCCAGTTGCGCCCTCCCGGAAACTGCGCCACAGGCATTATTTCCAGCGCGTTTACCCCAAGTTTTTTCAGATACGGTATCATTGAAACAGCGGATTCAAAAGTGCCCTGCGGAGTGAAAGTACCTATATGGGCTTCATAGATAATCATTTTTTTTAAGTCCGGCGGAGAAAACCCGTCATCGCTCCAGGGGAATATGTTCTGATCGTATATAATAGAAGGGCCGTGAACGCCCTGTTTCTGCCAGAAAGACGCAGGGTCCGGCCTTTTGTCCCTGCCGTCAATAAGGTACATGTATTCCATTCCAACGGTTACATCCGGCACCATTGTCCTGAAATAGCCGTCCTTATCCTTTTCCATATACAAAATGGGCCGCGGATATCCCTTTATCACAAGTTCTATTCGTTCTTTAAGCGGAGCCCATACACAAAACTCACAGGCGCCGCCCTTAAAAAAGGCGCCGTGTTTCATCTTTCCCCCTTTTTTAACTGATAAATAATTTTATCACACATGTACTGTTTATTAACAAAAAAAAATGCTTTTTTAAAAAGAAAAACCGCGGGCTGCCGCGGCCGGGAAAGATTCACTTTTTTTCATTCGGTTTATACTTTAGGGTTTTCATCGGTTAAAAAAACTTATTACTTAATAATAATTTCGCCCATTTCCCTGCACCCTTTACAATAACTTTTAGCGTATTCCCATTCGTCATTATCGCCGGTTATCATATCCCAATAGGGAAAAGAACTGCACTGAACAGGCCTTGCCTTATATATTTCGCATCTGCCGTTCTTTAAGAAAGTGCAGGAACTGTTGACCCCCGCGGGCAGCACCCTGCCAATCTGATGCACCCACCGCACGTATTTATCCCTGAACTGCTTTTCTGTCATTTTAAGGTGCCGGCTGATATTTTTAATGTCAGTAATTGTAACGTGAATATACCCTTCCACCTTGCAGCAGTCCCCGCACGCCTGACATTTAAAACTTTTATTGAATTTTCTTCTTTTATTCTTCTTCATAATATAAAAATCCTCCTTAATAATATTAACCACATTATCACAAGGAGGATTTAAAAGTATAGTTGTTTTTATTTTTTAACGCGTAAGGCCTGTCACATTGCGCCCGGATTCTTTAAAAAAAAAGGCGCACCATTCTGCGCCTTTACATTTATTATAAACACTGCCGGCAAATTAAACCGGCCTCGTAATTATCCCATCATTATATTTATTAAATTGTCCCATTTATTGTGCAGGGCGTCCATGTCCGATAACCTGTAGAAATCCCTGTTGTACAGGTGGTGTAGGCGGACTTTTGTCTTTTCCCTTAAATTATTCTCATGCGTTGCCTGTTTCTGCCTTATTACCGCGATAATGGCTTCCGCCGTTACCCCGCATATCTTTTTCCCTGAAAAATCCATAATCGTCATATCAGCACCTTCTTCCTGCGTTATGCCTGTCTTTTATTTCCTGTCCACTTTTTTCATTTTATCCATTGCATCCCTTATATATTCCAGCCCGTATTTCCATTTCTGCTGAAACATATTTAAGCCGGTTAACCGTTCTTCAAGATTTTCCATTCTCTCGTCGCTTATTGATTTAGGGTTATCTTTTTCTTTTCTTATTTCCGCCTGCGTTTTGTAATATCCCATATCCTTCACCTCCTGTTTCAGCTCTTCTTACATACCAATTATACCCTTTATATACAGCAATAGCAAATAAGGGGCGGTACAGCAGCAAAACCGCGGGTTGAATTAGAAAGGAAAATCGCCGCCCGAGGATGGTTTTTCATTTTTTATGGGGGTTAACTTCCATTCTCCCGGCCTGCTTGCTTTTACAGGGTCGCCGGCTTTGCCCTGCTTTTTCAATCCGTCAACAAAAATGGCTTTATGAGGGACAGCCGGGCATACATATTCGCATGCCCCGCACCCTATGCAGATATCCGGCAGAATTTCCGGCGCGGCAATGCCGTTATTCAGCACGGAATATACCGCCTTTGTAGGGCAGTGTTCTGTGCATACCGTGCAGGGTTTGTGGTCACTCCACGAGATGCAGTTTTCTTTTATAAGATGTACCCTGCCAAGCTGAACCGACTTTTTTTCTTTTATTAAAACCTGTTCAAGGGCGCCTGTCGGGCAGACTTTTGTACATTCATTGCAGCTGTACAGGCAGTATGAAGCGGAATAATTCATAACCGGCTGCATTAATTTTAACGCGCCAAAATCCGCCACATTTGCCGCTATCACCTTCTGCGGGCACGCGGATACGCAGGCGTGGCACGCGGTGCAATGGCTGTTATAATGATGAATGGAACCGGCGCCGGGAGGCAATA
This DNA window, taken from Candidatus Goldiibacteriota bacterium HGW-Goldbacteria-1, encodes the following:
- the treZ gene encoding malto-oligosyltrehalose trehalohydrolase, with the translated sequence MKHGAFFKGGACEFCVWAPLKERIELVIKGYPRPILYMEKDKDGYFRTMVPDVTVGMEYMYLIDGRDKRPDPASFWQKQGVHGPSIIYDQNIFPWSDDGFSPPDLKKMIIYEAHIGTFTPQGTFESAVSMIPYLKKLGVNALEIMPVAQFPGGRNWGYDGTYPFAPQDTYGGPEKLKYLINELHKNNIAVIMDVVYNHLGPEGNYTGSYGPYFTDRYKTPWGDAVNFDGEHSAGVRDFFIQNAVFWIESFHVDALRLDAVHAIFDGSKKHILQEIKEKVLDFCLAGQRKAYVIAESDLNDSRLVKDIESGGYGLDAQWSDDFHHAVHSALTGESSGYYGDFNGAADVAKAVESVFVYDGQYSAFRKKVHGTSARGIDPGRFVAFIQNHDQIGNRAQGDRLISMCGGKKAKLAAAACLLSPFVPLLFMGEEYGETKPFLYFISHTDKGLIEGVREGRKKEFAGFLKDGEEPPDPYSESTFLNSSPDFSKHENGAGAEMFDLYKRLIDIRKKTRCFNDEKTVRQVSIEDSCVIIKYECEGENSILALNFGEAAYKLKADGYTVQAGDDGTIKPLSFGFYVKEGK
- a CDS encoding YkgJ family cysteine cluster protein, whose product is MKKNKRRKFNKSFKCQACGDCCKVEGYIHVTITDIKNISRHLKMTEKQFRDKYVRWVHQIGRVLPAGVNSSCTFLKNGRCEIYKARPVQCSSFPYWDMITGDNDEWEYAKSYCKGCREMGEIIIK